Below is a genomic region from Granulicella sp. L56.
CGTTCGTTGAACTGCTTGCAGAACTCCATGATGTTGACCTGCGCCTGACCGAGCGCGGGGCCTACGGGCGGTGCCGGGGTGGCCTTGCCGGCCATAATCTGAAGCTTGACGTATCCAGTAATCTTCTTCGGTGCCATTGCGGTAAATCCTCTTTATGCTTCTAGCCGCGGGCCTGGGCCTTTTGGCCTGACCTGCTGCTGAAATAAGATAGGTAATTCCAAATTCCTCTTCCGCTTGATGGCGGAAGTACTGCTTATTCGGTGATCTTGTCCACCTTCGAGAACTCGATCTCGACCGGGGTGGAACGGCCAAAGATGCTGACCATGACCTTCAACGTCTGCTTGTCTTCGTTCACTTCGTCGACGGCCCCGGTGAAGTTGGCGAAGGGGCCCTCGTTGATGCGGACCTGCTCGCCCTTGTCGAACTTGATCTTCATCGAAGGCTTGTCCTTCGTGGAGTCGGAACGGAAAATAATCGAGCTGACTTCCTGCTCGGAGAGCGCCACCGGATTATCGCCGGTGCCAAGGAAGCCCGTGACCCGAGGCGTGTTCTTGATGACGTGCCAGAGGTCGTTGTCGAGATCCATCTCGACCAGAACATAGCCGGGAAGGAAGACGCGCTCGATGGTGTACTTCTTGCCGTTGCGCAGTTCCGTGACCGGCTCGGTCGGAATCATGATGCGGCCGATCTTGTTCTGCAGGCCGAAGGCCGAGATGCGGCTCTCCAGCGACTCGCGTACCTTGCGCTCGAACCCGGAGTAGGCGTGGATGATGTACCACTTGAAATTTTCATTCACCGGCGGGGCAAGCTGCTCCTCCGGATTTTCAGTGGATGCTTCCTCTCCGGCCTTTGCTGCCGCGAGGTTCTGCTCTTCCGGATTTTGCTCTTCTGCCGCCATCGTTGTGCCTTCTTCGCGCATCGTTTACTTCTCTCTACTACTCATGCTACCGAACTTCCAAAACCTGCCTAGCTTGCAGTCAGCGCATGCAGCAGCGCTTCAATCGCGCGGCCGATGATGTTATCGACCAGCCAGAAATAGCCCGCGAAGATAAAGACGGTGATAACGACCACGACCGTCGTGGACTGCACTTCGGGCCATCCCGGCCACCAGACCTTGCGCATCTCACTGCGCACTTCCTTCAGGAACTCGCGCAGGCGTTCCGGCTGGTTCTTCAACTGCTGGATTCCAGGGCTTGTCTGTTCCGCTATTGCTACCGTCTTGGCCATAGTGCTGCCTCAATCTTCGTGCTGCTGAATTCTGTACTGCATCCGGACTCTGCGACCGGACAAACTGGCGGGGGAGCTCGGATTCGAACCGAGAAGTTCGGTTTTGGAGACCGACAGTTTAACCGTTGAGCTTACTCCCCCCGGTTAATCCTTCAGCCGGGCTACCAGCCCCTGGCTAAAAGCCATGAGCCGTCGGCCAAACTGCTTACTTCGTCTCTTTGTGGTCCGTGTGCTTGCGGCAGGTATTGCAGAACTTCGAGAACTCGAGACGGCCAGTGGTCGTCTTCTTGTTCTTCGTCGTCGAGTAATTCCTGTTCTTGCACTCGGGGCATTGCAATGTAATGATTTCGCGCATCTTTCTATCCTAACCGATTTCGCGGAAAATCATGCCTCTGCCGCGAAATCCCTTTATTTTGAGTAGCAATGTGGCCGGGAGAGGAATTGCTACCCCCGGCCATGTTGCCGAATTACTTGATGATCTCTGAGATGGTTCCCGCGCCGACGGTACGTCCGCCTTCGCGGATGGCGAAGCGCAAGCCCTTCTCCATGGCAACCGGCGTGTGCAGCGTGATCTCCAACTGGATGTTGTCGCCCGGCATCACCATCTCGGTGCCTTCCGGCAGCTTCGCCGATCCGGTCACGTCCGTGGTCCGGAAGTAGAACTGGGGACGGTAGCCGTTGAAGAACGGAGTATGACGTCCACCCTCTTCCTTCGACAGCACATAGATCTCGCCCTTGAACTGGGTGTGCGGCGTAATCGATCCCGGCTTCGCCAGAACCATGCCGCGCTCCACATCTTCCTTTGCGATACCGCGCAGAAGAAGACCGGCATTGTCGCCCGCCAGGCCTTCGTCCAACTGCTTCTTGAACATCTCGACGCCCGTGCACACCGTCTGCTGGGTGTCGCGGAAGCCGACGATCGAGCACGCCTCGCCAACCTTGATCTTGCCACGCTCGATACGGCCAGTCACTACCGTGCCACGGCCCGAGATCGAGAAGATGTCTTCGATCGGCATCAGGAACGGAAGGTCGACCGCGCGCTCCGGCTGGGGAACATACTTGTCCACCGCCTCCATCAGCTCGTCGATCTTCGCTTCCCACTGCGCTTCGCCGTTCAGGGCTCCAAGAGCCGAACCGCGGATGATCGGGGTATCGTCGCCAGGGTAGTCGTACTTCGACAGCAGCTCGCGAACCTCCATCTCGACCAGCTCGATCAGCTCTTCGTCTTCGACCGCATCGCACTTGTTCAAAAACACAACGATGAATGGAACGCCAACCTGGCGCGCCAGCAGAACGTGCTCCTTGGTCTGTGGCATCGGACCGTCGGTCGCAGCCACCACCAGGATCGCGCCGTCCATCTGCGCCGCACCCGTGATCATGTTCTTGATGTAGTCCGCGTGGCCAGGACAGTCGACGTGCGCGTAGTGACGGTTCTTTGTCTCATACTCCACATGCGAAGTCGCAATCGTGATACCGCGCTCACGCTCTTCAGGAGCGTTATCGATCGTGTCGAACGAACGGAACTTGTTGTTCGGGTTGTGCTTCGACAGCACCTTCGTGATCGCCGCTGTCAGCGTCGTCTTGCCGTGGTCGATGTGCCCAATCGTTCCAATGTTTACGTGCGGCTTTGACCGGTCAAACTTTTCCTTGCCCATGACTCTCTCCGTGTTTCGTTGCTTCTAAAGTGATACTGCTAAATTCGTTGTACTACGTGGCAGAAGCTTACTTGCTATCCTTGCCCTGCACCTTGGCGATAATCTCTTCCGAGACCGACCGCGGTGCCTCTTCATACTGCTTGAACTGCATTGAGTAGTTAGCGCGGCCTTGCGTGGACGACCGCATGTGCGTCGCATAACCGAACATGGTGCTCAGCGGGACAGTCGCCTTGATCGCCTGCGTGCCGCCAACCATCTCCATGCCTTCGATGCGTCCACGGCGGCTGTTCAAGTCACCGATGATGGTACCCATATACTCTTCAGGAACCGTAACTTCCACATCCATCACCGGCTCAAGCAGAACCGGCTTCGCCTTGCGGGCCGCTTCCTTGAACGCCATGGAACCAGCGATCTTGAATGCCATTTCGTTCGAGTCGACATCGTGATAGCTGCCGTCGTAAAGCGAGACTTTGATGTCGACCATCTCGTAGCCAGCCAGAATGCCGCGCAGCATGGCGTCCTGAATACCCTGGTCGATCGGCTTGACGTACTCCTTGGGAATCGCTCCACCCTTGGTGTCGTTTGAAAACTCGTAGCCCTTGCCAGGCTCATTGGGGCTGATGCGAATCTTGCAGTGGCCGTAGTTACCTGAACCGCCGGTCTGGCGAATGTACTTGCCCTCTGCGTCCGAGTTGGAACGGATGGTCTCGCGGTAAGCAACCTGCGGCTTGCCGACGTTGGCCTCAACCTTGTACTCGCGCATCATGCGATCGACGATGATCTCAAGGTGAAGCTCGCCCATACCCGCAATAATGGTCTGACCCGAATCAATGTCGGTGTGAACGTTGAAGGTAGGATCTTCCTGCGCCAGCTTGGCGAGGGCCATGCCCATCTTTTCCTGGTCAGCCTTCGTCTTGGGTTCAACCGCAACCTCAATCACGGTCTTCGGGAAGTCAATAGACTCGAGCGCAACAGGGTACCTGTCGCTGCAGATCGTGTCACCGGTCACAAGGTTCTTAAGGCCGACAGCTGCGCAGATATCGCCAGCCAGAATTTCTGTAATCTCTTCGCGCTTGTTGGCGTGCATCTTCAGCAAACGGCCAATACGTTCCGTCTTGCCGGTACGCGGATTGAGTACAGAATCGCCGGTCTTGAGCTGACCCGAGTAGGCGCGGATAAAAATAAGCTGACCAACGAACGGATCGGTCATAATCTTGAAGCCAAGGGCCGCGAAAGGCTCGCTATCGTCCGCGTGACGAAGAACCTCTTCTTCCATGTTGTCAGGATTGTGTCCGACAATGGCGGGAATATCCAGCGGGCTGGGCAGATAGTCAACAACAGCGTCAAGCAGCGTCTGTACGCCCTTGTTTTTGAAAGCCGAACCGCAGAGCACGGGGAAGATCTTCATCCCAATGGTCGCCTTGCGAATGCCAGCCTTGAGCTGCGCCTCGGTCGGCTCCTGCCCCTCGAGATACATGTGCATCAGCTCATCGTCATTCTCTGCAACTGCTTCGATCAGAGTATGGCGCGCCTCTTTAGCCGTCTCCAGCAAGTCGGCGGGAATCTCTTCCACCGAATACTCGGCACCCATCGTCTCATCGTGCCAGAGAATGGCCTTCATCGTGACCAGGTCAATGACACCGGCAAATTTTGCTTCGGCGCCCACGGCAATATTCAAAGCCACGGCACGCGCGCCCAGACGGTCAACAATCGTCTTGGTCGCATAGACCGCATCGGCTCCTGCGCGGTCCATTTTATTAATGAAGCAGATGCGGGGAACCTTGTACTTATCAGCCTGACGCCATACCGTCTCCGACTGAGGCTGAACACCGGCCACAGCATCGAAGCAGGCAACTGCGCCGTCAAGAACGCGCAGCGAACGCTCCACCTCGGCCGTAAAATCTACGTGGCCGGGCGTATCGATGATATTGATGCGGATGTTCTTCCAGGTGCAGGTCGTAGCAGCGGACGTAATCGTGATGCCGCGCTCCTGCTCCTGCTCCATCCAGTCCATGGTCGCAGTACCCTCATGCACCTCACCGATACGGTGCGTGATGCCCGTATAGAAGAGGATGCGCTCGGTCGTCGTCGTCTTGCCGGCGTCGATGTGCGCCATAATCCCGATATTTCGGCAACGATTCAGAGGTGTAGTGCGTGCCACGGTCAATCTCTCATCTGCGAACTTTCGCTCGCGGTAAAAAAAGCGTTAAGGCAAAATCTGAAGACAAAAGCTCTTTTGCGAAGAAGCTTTTGCTTTACCAGCGATAGTGAGCAAACGCCTTGTTTGCCTCAGCCATGCGGTGAACGTCTTCCTTCTTCTTCATCGCGGCGCCACGGCCATTGGCGGCATCGAGCAGCTCGGCGGTCAACTTCTCCACCATGCCCTTCTCACCGCGTGCACGGCCATACGTCACCAGCCAGCGAATCGCCAGCGAAGTGCGGCGCTCCGGCAGAACTTCGATCGGCACCTGATAGTTCGCACCGCCAACGCGGCGGCTCTTGACTTCAAGCAAAGGCTTGCAGTTCTCGATGGCCTTCTTGAACAGCTTGAGGGCCTCGTCGCCACCCTTCTGCTCCAGGTTGGTCATGGCAGTGTAGAAAATACCCTGCGCGGTCGACTTCTTGCCGCCCCACATCATTGAGTTCACGAACTTCGTAACCAGGGTCGAGTTGTACACCGGGTCCGGTGCAACTTCACGCTTCGCGATATAGCCTTTTCTGGGCATTGTTCTTCTCGTCTTCCTTCAGGGCTTTTCGCCCCGGTTCAGGACTGTCGACTTCTCAAGACCTGAACTGTTAAGTGTCAAATCTAAAATTCATGCGGCGGACCGCAGGGTTTACTTGGCAGCGGCCTTCGGACGCTTCGCGCCATACTTCGAGCGGCTCTGCTTGCGGTTGGCAACGCCGACCGAATCCAGGGTTCCCCGAACAACGTGGTAGCGAACACCCGGCAGATCCTTCACACGGCCGCCGCGAATCAGCACAATCGAGTGCTCCTGCAGGTTGTGGCCGATGCCCGGGATATAGGTCGTAACTTCAATCCCGTTGGTGAGACGAACACGCGCGACCTTGCGGAGGGCCGAGTTCGGCTTCTTGGGGGTCTGGGTGTAGACGCGGGTGCAGACGCCACGGCGCTGGGGCGAACCCTGCAACGCGGGGCTGGCGGTCTTATAACGTGTGGGCGTGCGGCCCTGCTTGACGAGCTGATGGAACGTAGGCACTCGAACTCCTTGATAATGCAAACCTAAACTTTTGTCAGGCGCGCAGAAGGGAGAGTAACTTCGCAATTCGTGTCGTACACACAAAAAGAATGAGGACGCTGAAGCGCCTCTTGCGAAGATCTGCCCTGCTTCGCGTCTGTAAACCATAACCAGACGAAAACAGTCGACGGTGGCCGAGCGTATTTCCTAAACAGGAAGAGCCGACTCCGTTTCGCTGTCCCGGCCCGCATAGCCCATCCAGGGTGGAGGGTGTCGCAGGCACGATTGCGATAGGCCGCAGATTACGACACTCCAAAATCAAACCTGAGGAATGTCCTGCGGTGAAATCTCTTGTATCCAGTGTAACCCAAGCGGATATTCTCTGCCTGCGCGGGGTATGTCTCCACCCCAATTACGCGTCAAGCCTGAATCGTTCTTAGCTGACAGCGCAATCCGGATACTCGCGGAACCTTCTAACAATAGCAATTCCCCGTAATTCCGTCAACAAAATCCTGTGGACAATGCTATTTTCGACAGCTGCTTCTGTTACCTCAGAGTTTCACCGATTCTCTACTCATAATGAAGAATTTTTGCCATATTCAACTGCAGTGCCCGCCTGGCTGGAAGGAGGGTTGCGAGGCCTACGATTCCAACCAGAACCGCAATCGCCCCCACGTAACTCGCAGGATCAAGATTGCTGATCCCAAACAACACCTTTCGCAGTACCTTCGATGCGCCTGCTGCCACGCCAACGCCTGCAAATAATCCAATCATCATCGGCCATGCGAACTGGCGCAGCACAGCAGCCAGCACATGCGCCCGCTCCGCGCCCAATGCCAGCCGTATCGCAATCTCCTTGGTCCGCTGCGATACGGAGTAGGCCACCAGCCCAACAATCCCTATGCCTGCCAGCAGCACCGCCACAAGCCCAATCAGACTTACAATCATGGCGATCTGCTCCACTTTCGATACCGTTTCGTTAAACATGCTCTTGAGCGGGCGAATCTCTGGAAATACCTTCGGATCAAGACCTTCGGCGATGGTCTTTGCCACAGGGATGAAACTTTCCGTCGGACCGGCCATCTTCACAACCAGCGACATGGCTGGCATATCGTCCGCTTGCGCAGACCAATATTCTTCTACCGCATCGTCGTCATTAAGGGCGTTCAGGTGAGCGTCTCCGACAACCCCCACGACCGTATCGTGCTGGCCACTCGCAGACTTATCGGTCTCAAACTGCTTGCCGAGCGGGTTCTGGTCCGGCCACCGTCTACGGGCGAACGATTCGCTGATGACAACCGCATTCTTCTCACCCGGCAGCAGAGTACGCCCGATCAGAAGCGGAATGTTCATCGTCTGAAAAAAGCCTGGCTCGACCCAGTTCGGATAGATCGCCCAGGAATGTCCCTCGATTTCAGTGTCGATGCGCGAGACACTTCGGCCCATAGGCGGCAGCCTGACCAGCGACACTGACGTCACGCCTGGCATAGCCAGCAATCGACTCTCCATCTGATTCAGATACATCTGCGCAGAGCTTGGCGTATAGCCGTGCGCCCCCAGTTGCGGATCAATCGAAAAAACATGTTCATACCCAAAGCCTGGCGAAGTATAGAGCGTGTGGTGCATTGCCCGCACCAGCAACCCCGCCACAATCAGCAGAACGCAGCTCGCCGCCACCTGCGCGCCTATCAGCACCTGTCGCGCTATCGTCTTCCTCTGCCGCTGCCGCGCGATCTGCAAGGCCGGCGTCAATCCAAAAAAGATCGCGGCCCCCAATGCCACGCTGATCGAAAACGCGAGGACCCGCCAATCCGGCACAGGGCTCAACCACGGCGGAGCGTCGAGCCAGACCAGGGCCACACGCAGCACCGCATAGCTGAGTGCAACCCCGACAATCGCACCCAGGGAAGCTAACAGCAGGCTCTCCGTAAACAACTGCCGGAAGATACGCTTCCTGCTGGCGCCGATGGCCATTCGAATTCCCATCTCATGCTCCCGCGTAACGCCGCGCGCCAGCAACAACCCTCCCAGATTGGCACACGCCACCATGAGAATCAGAAGGGTCAGCACGGCAACCATAGCCGCCACCTGATACATCTCCGGCCTCATCACCTGCAAATGGCCGCCCGGATCACTACGAATATATTCGTTGTCCCAGATCTCCTTGGGATGCTGCCTGCGCAGTTCATTGGTCAACGCCAGCAACTCCTGCTCGGCCATCTTTGCGGTAACACCCGGAGCCAGCCGCGCCCACATGCGGACGCTCGAAGCCGAGCTATCGGTCAGCACCTTGCTGCCTTCGATGAAGTAGGGTTGTTGCGCCAATGGCAGCCAGACATCGGGGGTCTGCCCTCCCAGACTGGCAAACGCAGATGGCAGAATCCCGATCACGGTAGCAGGCTTATTGTCGAGACGAATGGTTCGTCCCACCACCGAGGGGTCTCCCCCAAAGCGTCTCTGCCACGCACCATAGCTCAACACAGCCACGGGGGCCGCATCCACCTTGTCCTCCACGACCGGCTCGAAGAGCCTGCCCAGGGCGGCAGGAGTTCCCAGTTCGCTGAAGTAGTTTCCCGTAGCAAAGCTGGTACGCACCGGCTCCGCACTGCCTTCGAGATTCATCGGAGGAACACCCATCACCGCCATCACAGCGGACAAGGTCTTCGCATGGTCGCGATAGAAGATCACGGAGGGATAGGGCATCTCTCCCTGGATAATCTCCGGCGAACGCCTCTGGAGCTGGACAAGCGAATCAGGGTCGCGGACAGGTAATGGCTTAAGCGCAATCATATTGAACAGGCTGAACGCCGTGACGTTGACACCAATACCAATTGCAAGCACCAGAACAGCCGTCGCTGTGAAGCCAGGCGACCGCATCAGCGTTCGTGCCGCATAACGCAGATCCTGCCCTAAGCGTTCAATCCAGGTCCAACCCCAGGCATCGCGGGCCTGCTCTCGCAGACGAAGCATATTGCCAAAGTTTCTTCGTCCTTCACGCGCCATCATCTCGCGATGAAACTCCATATCGTTCTCCAACTCATGATCGAGCTGGCGACGATTCAACAGATAATGCAGACGACGCAAGAGTGAACCCACGACGGCCTCCTTAGGCAGTACGCAATATGGCCTGAATGGCCTCGGTAACCCGGCCATAGTCTGAAAGCTCGGCATCGAGCTGCTGATGGCCAGCCGCAGTAATGGAGTAGAAGCGGACCTTGCGGTTCGTCTCCGAGATGCCCCATTCAGCAGTAACCCAGCCTTTGAGCAGCATCTTTTGCAACGCCGGATACAGCACACCCTCCTCCACCTGCAGCACCTCGGTCGACAGTGCGTGAATACGCTGTGCGATGGCGTAGCCATGGATCGGCCCCGACCGCAGTACCCGCAGAACCAGCATGACCAGCGCCCCGGAAGGCATTCCAGATTTAGGCATATTCTTCATAGGCATATTATTTATATGCCTATGAAGAATAGTCAACCTTAATTTCATACATTGATCGAAAAAAGGAGGGTAAGCCGACCCCAAAATCGTCCGTGCTAGCCTTTTCGCATGAATTGCGCCCGCACTCCACTGCGTCTTTCGCCCTGTTTCTTGATCCTCTCTGCCCTCTGCCCCCTCCCGGCCCAGACGACGAGCACAACGCCTCATCAAGATGCCCGCATCGGCGCTCTGATCCAGATGCTTGGCCAGACGAAAGAACCCACCGAGGCCGCAATCTCGCCTGACGGCAAGACCGTGGCATGGTCGGTCGAGACATCCGACGGCTCCCAGATTCACCTGACCGATATAGGCAGCCCCTCAAACGACACCATCCTCAGGACCGAGGCCGAGGCCACCGACTGCTCCAACGAAGCCCCCATCTGGTCGCCCGACGGCCAGTGGCTGGCCTTCGACTCCACCTGCGCAGCGAAAGAAGACAAGCCAGACCAGGAGCAGATCTTCGTCTGGTCGAAGAAGACCGGCCAGTGCCGACAGCTCACCCACGTCACCGGCGAGATTGACATGCCCGCATGGTCGCCCGACGGCCGCTCTATCGGCTTCCTCTTCGTCGAGAACGCCACCCGCAACGCCGGTGCGCTCGCCGCCATGAAGCCGTGGAACGGCGTCATCGGCGAGGACGGCATCGAAATTCAGCGCGTAGCCGCGGTAGACGTGGCCAGCGGCACCGTCTCGCAACTCTCCCCGGCCAACCTGCATGTCTACGAATTCGACTGGTCGCCCGATTCGAAGCGCCTCGCCTACGTCGCTGCCAATCCTCCCGGCGAAAACAACTGGTGGGTCGCCCAGCTTTATGTGCAGACCGCAGAGAAGGACGCAACCCCGCAATCGATCCTGAAGCCAACCGAAATCTCAGGCCCCCTCCACAACCTTCAGATCGCTGTCCCCCGCTGGTCGCCCGACGGCAGGCAGATCGCCTTCATCGGCGGCCTGATGAGCGATCAAGGCTCAACCGGTGGCGACATTTATTTAATCCCTGCCTCCGGTGGGGAGCCGCGCAACCTCACTCCCGAAAGACCCGCATCAGTGGCCTTTATTCACTGGATCTCCCCCGAAGTCATCGGTCTGGCCGAGCACGTGGGCGGCAACACCCACATCACCTCCATCAACACGGAGACCAGCAGCGACGCCAAGACAGTCGATATCACCTTCCCCGAAACTATCTGGGCAAACGAGCTGGCCATGAGCATCTCAACCTCTAAAAGCCAAAACGTAGCGCTCGTCCGAACCTCCTTCGAGAAAAGCCCCGAGGTCTGGGCTGGCCCCATCGAACATCTCAAGCAGATCACCCATCTCAACGACGATTTGAAACCTCTCTGGGGCAAGGCCGAAGACATCCACTGGAGCAACGAGGGCTTCAACGTCCAGGGCTGGCTCCTCTACCCGGCAAATTACGATCCCGCCAAAAAATATCCCCTCGTCGTCTACGTCCACGGAGGCCCTTCAGCCGCCGTCACACCCCGCTGGCCCAGCGCCAGCTACGGCGGCGTCCCCTTCTCCGCGCTTGGCTACTTCGTCTTCATGCCCAACCCGCGCGGCAGCTTCGGCCAGGGCGAAAAGTTCACCCAGGCAAACGTCAAGGACTTCGGCTACGGCGACCTGCGCGACACCCTCGCCGGAATGGACTTCCTCGAACAGCACTTCCCCATCGACAAATCGCGCGAAGGCATTACCGGCTGGAGCTACGGCGGCTTCATGACCATGTTCGCCGTCACCCAGACCACACGCTTCAAAGCAGCCGTAGCTGGAGCAGGCATCAGCGACTGGCAGAGCTACTACGGCGAAAACTCCATCGACCAGTGGATGATTCCCTTCTTCGGCAAGTCCGTCTACGACGATCCGGCCATCTACGCCAAGAGCTCTGCCATCAACTACATCAAAAATGCAAAGACCCCCACTTTGCTGGTAGTAGGCGACCGCGACGGAGAGTGCCCCGCCCCCCAGAGCTTCGAGTTCTGGCACGCCCTCCGCGCCGAGGGCGTAAAGACCCAACTCGTCGTCTACCCCGACGAAGGCCACCACTTCGTCAACGCCGACCACAGCCGCGACGTCCTCGAACGCGCCCTGAACTGGTTTGAAACCGAAATGCCATGAAGGCAGGGCTTAGGGATCAGGACATAGGGATTAGCCAGCACAAGAACGCAACCCTCTGCCTCGTCGGCTAAGCCCTAAGCCCTGATCCCTAAGCCCTCATTTGCTTCCCGCTCATGCACCTTTTACACTGGTGCTTCGGTAATTCAGAGTGCGGTGAGACCGTTCAACTGAGGGTCCGGTTGGACGGGGAGGTTCAATGCGTAGGTTTGTCGGCTTAGTAATTCTTCTTCTTTTCACGATTCCTTTTGGCATCTCGATCTCAGGTTGCGCGAAGAAATCTGCGGCCGTGGTCTTTTGCAACGGTGGAGACTCCGGGCCTCAGGTAGGCCAGTTGACGACCATTACGCTGACGCCGAAGGTCTACGGCATCTCGCTCAATTACGGCGCCATCGGACAGATCACTGCACCTGCCGCGACCGATTGCAAAGGCAACACCGTCAGCGTTCCTTCCTACACCTACGGATCGGCCGACACCTCCGAGAACGTCGTCGATGTGCAGCCCACCACGGGCCGCGTCTGCGCAGGCCATTGGAACCGCAACTCCGGCGCAGGCGTTGCTGACTTCACCTATTGCCAGATCACAAACAAGACCGGGACCTTCTCCGTCGTCGCCAGTGCCGACGGCGCTAACAGCAATCCATTGCCGGTCTACGTGCACCCCACCGTCACCAACGTCATCCTCGGTCCGCCATCGGCAACTTCAGCAGACTGTCTGGGAAGTGATCCCGCGACC
It encodes:
- a CDS encoding S9 family peptidase, whose product is MILSALCPLPAQTTSTTPHQDARIGALIQMLGQTKEPTEAAISPDGKTVAWSVETSDGSQIHLTDIGSPSNDTILRTEAEATDCSNEAPIWSPDGQWLAFDSTCAAKEDKPDQEQIFVWSKKTGQCRQLTHVTGEIDMPAWSPDGRSIGFLFVENATRNAGALAAMKPWNGVIGEDGIEIQRVAAVDVASGTVSQLSPANLHVYEFDWSPDSKRLAYVAANPPGENNWWVAQLYVQTAEKDATPQSILKPTEISGPLHNLQIAVPRWSPDGRQIAFIGGLMSDQGSTGGDIYLIPASGGEPRNLTPERPASVAFIHWISPEVIGLAEHVGGNTHITSINTETSSDAKTVDITFPETIWANELAMSISTSKSQNVALVRTSFEKSPEVWAGPIEHLKQITHLNDDLKPLWGKAEDIHWSNEGFNVQGWLLYPANYDPAKKYPLVVYVHGGPSAAVTPRWPSASYGGVPFSALGYFVFMPNPRGSFGQGEKFTQANVKDFGYGDLRDTLAGMDFLEQHFPIDKSREGITGWSYGGFMTMFAVTQTTRFKAAVAGAGISDWQSYYGENSIDQWMIPFFGKSVYDDPAIYAKSSAINYIKNAKTPTLLVVGDRDGECPAPQSFEFWHALRAEGVKTQLVVYPDEGHHFVNADHSRDVLERALNWFETEMP